ATCGCGGACCGTCGAGTCGTCTCGTGAGCCCGTCGGAGATCGACGTCCTCGCACCGAAGGATACCCGACTCGTTCGGGATTTCGTCGCGGCGCGGTTGATGTAGAAGGCCGCAAGGACTACTGGCCAGCGGGCCGTCCATTCCCCCGCCCGCGGATCGCCGACACCTGGACTGAGGCCGGCTAGTTCTCGAGCGATTTCACGATTCTCAGGAGCTCCGGAGCCAGCTTCTCGGCCGACATCCGGTAGGCCCGCCACTTGTCCTTTGAGTTTTTCTTCGAGGAGGCCTGGAAGCGGACCAGCTTCTTCTTCTTGACAGTGACCCGAAAGGCCTTCTGGTCGAGGACCGTGCTCGGCACCAGCCACACGGGGCCGAACGTCGCCGTCTTCGCCTCGACGACCACAAAGAGCATGTAGAGGTCGTCTCTCGGCCGAAAAGTGGCCTCGCGGGTGTCGGCGACGAAGGTCCCGTTCTTCCGCAAATTCTTCGAGCTTGCGAGGAACCGGCTCTTGATCTGAACGTCGACCGTTCGGAACCCGTCGCGCCGCTTGAACGTGACGTCCACGCCTTCATCGTCGACGAGGCCGGTCAGCGCGTTGAGCTGCCCGTTGCTGGCCAGAATGCAGCTAGCGGCGATGAGGTGCTCTGTCGCCTTTCCCTTCCGAGCTGAAGTGCTCTCTGATTCGGGCATAGGCCAGAGCGTAGTTCGTCGCCGAAGGGCATCGGGCCGCCGCGCACCGAGACCTTAGCGGGACCCGCCCCTGCTCGCGCGGAGACGATAACGGCGCCCGTTGACAGCAGTTTGACGGGCCGTGAACCTGGAGCGGCCTCTACTCGTCGAGGGCCATTTGATCAAACCGATCTGGTCATAGCGGGGGTGGGATTTGAACCCACGACCTCCGGGTTATGAGATCGAGCGTTTCTGCGGGATCTACATGAGGCTAGGCACGCCCACACTGGCCAGGCACCCCTGAGTTGTCCCGACTTGCCCTCAGATTGATGCCCGAATTGATGCCCGCTAAATGGGCAGCCGGCCGTGTAACTTGGCTGCTGCTTACGCCCGCTCGCGACGACGGGCAGGCATCTCAGATGGCGCCGCCCGAGTTCCGCAATGCACCACGTTGCTCCTTCCGCTTGCGCCCGTCGGCGAGGGGGTGCTAGGTTCGCCGCGCGGCGTGGAGCGATGCCGGCAAACCAGGCGCGCTCGCAACGTGAGCGATCTACACGAAGGCGGCGTCGATGAAAACCGTGGTCCAGATCGATGGCCTACGCCGACACAGCGCGCACGCTACCTGTCTCCGCAAGCGAGAGAAGGTCGTTGGCGCGTCTAACCGCATCCGCGAGATCGCTGCCCTTCAGGGTCGGCATCTGCTCCGCGGACAGCTTGATGACGTCCCGGCCAAGCGGCGTGATTGAGACGTCGAGCGTGCGATCGTCCCGACGCTTGCTGGAGATGACTCCGTACGCCTCGAGCATGCCGCGAGTCCCGTAGTCAAACGATGCTATCGCCAGCTCTGGGATGCCACGCGGCGCCCTATGCAGGAGCCCAAGAGCGCGCACGGTCTCGTCGTCGAGGTTGTCAACGATCGTCTCAGCGTCGAGGTCTCTGCTTCCCTCGGCCCGCTCGGATTGATGCTGGGCTTCAGCGGTGGCGCTATGCGTAGGCATTGTCGAGCTCCATGGTTGCTTGCGGATCTACACTCCAAATACGCTCGTGAGGGCTAGGCTGGCAGGTAGTCCCGGAGGCGCGCAAGCGCTTCATTGACGGTCGTATGGCTGATACGCAACCGCCCGGCCACTTCACGACTTGACGGCGGGACACCGTTCCCCTCCGCAAGGGTGAGCCACGCCTTGACCACCCTTAGCAGCATGTGATCCCCGGCGCGCGCAGCCTTGCCAAGGGCAGCCTGGAGGCGCTCGTGGGTTGCGTGAGCGTCGAGCAGCCGTGCGAGATCGTCGTCCGCAAGGGTCGGCTCGACGCCTTCTGGCAGTTCAACGCTGGTTGGTTGGCGCAGGCGCGAAACGGCCAGATTGTGGGCGATCCGCGTCAGATAGGGCGCCGCCGAGCGGCCGGGGTCGATGCGATCCTTCTTGCTTGCCTCGAGCAGCCGCGCCAAGCTCTCGCTTGTAATGTCAGCGACATCCGCCGAGGAGAGCGACGGGAATCTTCCTGCGAGGAAGCGCGTCAGACCATCGACAACCGTTCGGAGGTCATCCTCGTCCGCCGGGCCCCGTTCACCTCCCTGGAGCAGTCGGAGGAGCCGAGCGGTGCACTCGTGAAAGGATCTCGCGTCATCACGACCATGTTCGATCACATCGTCAGTCATCCGCGCTCGGGCAGCGTCGCAGGTATCAGGCTTATACCCCCGTATCGAATCGGATGACCGCTATCGCCGCGTTCGCGTCTGGAGCCCTAATTGGGTCGGCAATCTTTTCCCCGAGGCGATATCGGTTTTGGTGGAAATGGTCGCATGGGGTTTTCGCCGGCTCGTTGGTAGTCATCCTCGCAATCAACGGAGCATTCGGGATCATTGGCATCGGAATTGCCCATGCCTTCAGCTGGCACCCATGGCAGCAGTCTTGGGCCAACGGGGTGTCCTTCGCGCTGCTCGGGCTCGCCGTAGTCAGGGTGCGACTTCCCGGGGTGGACGTCGACGAGCCGGAGAGCTCCGTCCACGCGCTTAACATCATCATGCGCTGGACCATCGCGCTGCTTGATGATGTCGCCGACAACCAAATACGCAAGAGCCTTGCCACGCTTAGGGACAGTGAGATGCGCGAGCTCGTGGCCTACCTGCTGGCTGCCGAGGTAATCCCAGACGAGCATCTGGACTCCCAGGACCGCGCTGCCGAGGTGGACAAGATGTCTAGGGCCGATACCCGACTGCTCGGCGGGGATTCCGCAGCCTGGGCGGAAATGCTCGGCTGGTCGGTTCTGCAAACCAGGCAGCGCCTCCTTGTCATCGACAGAGTGCGGTAGACGAGCCAGGCCCCGTCCTAACAACGTTAGGCGCGCAGGGAGGGCTTCGTTATAGCGGGTTGGGATTTGAACCCACGACCTCCCGGGTTATGAGCCCGCAGGTCATCCAGCTAGGCCAGTACCGCCTTCCGCGGATAAACAACCTCGGGGTCGGTGAGGACGTTGACGAGAGCGGGTTTGCCGGCCGAGAAAGCGCGGTCGAGGGCCGGACGGAGGTCGGCGGGCTTCTCGACCAGCTCCGTGTGGCAGCCGAGGGCTTCGGCGATCTGGTCGTAGCGGGTCTCTGGTCTCAGCTTGGCGGCCATCGAGTAGCCGTAGAGGAACATCATCGGATGGTGCTCGAGGGCCCAGATGCCGTTGTTGCCGATGATGCCGACGACGGGGAGGTTGTGGCGGGCCATGGTGTCGAACTCGAGGCCGGAGAAGCCGAAGGCGCCGTCGCCGAGGAGGAGGCAGATCTGGCGATCGGGGTGGGCCTTGGCCGCGCCGATCGCCTGGCCGGGGCCGGCGCCGAGGCAGCCGTAGGGGCCGGGGTCCATCCAGCAGCCGGGCTCGTGGGTCTCTATGTACCGGCCGGCGTAGGAGACGAAGTCGCCGCCGTCGCCGATCACGATCGCGTCGCGGTCGAGGACCTCGTTCAGCTCCTTGTAGACGCGGACGGGGTGAAGCGGGGCGCGGTCGTCGTTTAGTTCCTCCTGCTCGCCGGCGCGCTTCTCGGACTCGTGATCGCGGAGCGCGGAGATCCAGGCTTCCGTGCGGTCCCGGGTGCCATCGGGGGGCGCGGCCTCCTCCCGGAGCGCCGCCAGGGTGGCGGGGATGTCGCCGACCAGTGCCAGGTCGGGCTGGCGGGTGGCCTTGAGCTCCGACTCGACCACGTCGAGCGAGATGAGCTTCGTCTCCTCGCCGATGGAGCCGCCGAAGCCGAGCCGGAAGTCGAGCGGGACGCCGACGACGAGAGCGACGTCGGCCTCCTTGAGGCCCTTGCCGCGGGCGCGGCTGAAGCAGAGCTCGTGGTCGGCGGGCAGGCACCCGCGTCCCATGCCGTTGAGGAAGACGGCGATGCCGAGCGCCTCGGCGAGGATGCGGAGCTCGTCCTCTCCGTGCGCCCAGTAGAGGCCGGTGCCGGCCATGATCGCGGGGCGCTCGGCCTTCGCGAGGAGGGCGGCGGCTTCCTCGGAGCGATCGGCCGGCTTGCCGGGCGATCGCTCCTGCGCGGCCGGCACCTCGGCCTCGGCCTCGGAAAAGACCAAGTCGAGCGGATAGTCGACGAAGGTCGGGCCTGACGGCTGCGTGAGAGCCGCGTCGATCGCGGCGGCGGTCAGCTCGGGGATCCGCGCGGTCTCCTTCACCGTCTCGGCCGACTTGGTGAGCGGAGAGACGAACGGCAGGTGGTCGATCTCCTGGAGCGACCCCGAGCCCCAGCGCATCTCCGGCGCCCGGCCGCCCAGGACCACGAGCGGGGAGCGATTCTGCTGCGCCCCCGCCAGCGCGCTCATCCCGTTGGTGACCCCGGGTCCTGCCGTCAGCGCACAGAGCCCCGCCTTCCGCGTGACCTTCGCAAATCCCTCCGCCGCCCAGGCCGCGGAGGCCTCGTGGCGGGTGTCGACGATCTCGATCCCCTCCTCCTTGCAGCCGTCGTAGATCGAGAACAGGTGGCCGCCGGAGAGGCTGAACAGGTACTCGACGCCGCGCGCCTTCAGCGTCTTCGCGACCAGCCGGCCGCCGTGGACGGCGCCGCCTGTCGCCTCGGCCTGCTTGGCGCTCTCCTCGGTGGTCGCCACCAGGGGCGAGCCTACTACGGGTCGATCACCGGAAGCCCCGACTCGGGGTCCGTGCGTCGTCCCAGGTGCGCGGGCGACTCGGTCACGAACACCTCGCAGGTGGGACGCACCTCCGCCTCCATCAGGTGGCCACCGACCGTGGTCCCGTCGCCACGGCCGAGCACGCAGTGGACATGGAGGTGGGGATCGCGGTCGAACTCGGGCGTCTCTCGGTCGGCGCCCTCGGGAAGCGTGATCCGGCCGTTCAGCGACAGCACCTCGACCTGCTCGTCGACCGGAATCTCGTCGTAGGCCTTGGTCTCCCAGTTGAAGTAGGCGAGCCTCGCCCAGGCGAGTGCCCCGATTGCCGTGAACTCGCTCGCCGCCAGGCGCTCCTCGCGGGCGAAGCGGGTCAGCGACGCAATCAGGCTGTCGCCCGTCTCGAGGGCGACGACGTAGGTGCGCTCGCCGTCGTGGTTGAGGATCTTCGACTTCACGCCCGCGGATGTTAGGAGGGAGGTGGCCTAGTCGGGGAGGAGCGGAACGGTCAGGCCCTGATCGCGGCCGACCAGCACGGCCCGGGTGATGGCGGCCGATCCGAACCGGTCGCGGATGTCGTCGAGCGCGGCGTCGAGAGTGCCCGGGCGCGCGTCATCGAGCGGGAGCGCGAGCTGGATCGCGCCCTCGTCTTCGAGGTTGGCAAACGCCACTCCGAGGAGCGTGATGCCCCGAGCCTCGATCATCGGCAGGGCAGTGGCGAGCAGCCCCCTCGCGGTGGCGAGGACGGTCTGGGTCTGCGCCGTCGCCTCCGGCAGGGTGTGCGATCGGGTCGCTCGAGAGAAGTCGCCGAAGCGCAGCCGGAGCGTGACTGTGCGGCAGATGCGCCGGGCCGCACGCAGCCGGCGGGCGAGCCGGTCGACCAGCCCAACGAGGACGGCGTCCAGGTCCTTCCACGATCTGCGGGAGCGGCCCAGGGCGCGCTGGGCTCCCATCGAGCGTCGGCGGCGGCCTCCGCGGACGCGTCGGAGATCGCGGTTGTGGGCGAGGGCGTGGAGGTGGCGGCCCGCCGCCGGGCCCAGGATCGAGACCAGCGCCGCCTCGGCAAGCTCCGCGACCTGGCCGACCGTCTCCAGGCCCAATTGCCGCAGCTTCCCGGCGGTCACCCGGCCCACCCCCCACAGCCGTTCCACCGGAAGTGAGTGGAGAAAGTCGAGCTCGCCGCCGGGCGGCACCATCAGCAGCCCGTCGGGCTTGGCCACTGCGCTGGCTACCTTGGCGAGGAACTTGGTGCTGGCCACCCCGACCGTGATCGGGAGGCCGACCCGCTCGCGGACCTCGCGCCGCAGCCGCGCGGCGATCTCGCTCGCCGAGCCCGACATCCGCTCGAGCCCGCGAACATCGAGGAACGCCTCGTCTATCGAAAGCCCCTCGACCAGCGGCGTGGTCTGCTCGAACACCTCGAACACCGCCTTGCTCGCCTCGGAGTAGGCCGACATCCGCGGCGGCACGACCACCGCCTGCGGGCACAGCCGACGGGCCTGCGCGCCGCCCATCGCCGTCTGAACGCCGCACGCCTTGGCCTCATAGCTGGCTGCGAGCACGACCCCCGCCCCCACGATCACCGGGCGACCGAGGAGGCGAGGGTCGTCCCGCTGCTCGACCGAGGCATAGAACGCGTCCAGGTCGGCGTGCAGGATCGTGGGTTCGCGCTGCACGAACACATGTTCGCATCGGATCGCGACGGAATCGACTTCTAGAGGAAGGGACTCTCGTGTGGCGCGACGTCGCGCCGCTTCTCGCGCAAAGGAGCAGCTCAGTTGAGTCCACCACCGGCAGCCGGTGGCGTATAGGGTCGCGACGACACCGATAGGGGAAGGTAGGAGGAACCATGGGAGCAGACGAAAACGTGGCGATTGTTCGGCGCGGTTACGAGGCCTTCAACACGGGCGACATCGAGACCCTGACTGAGGTCTTCGACGAGAGCATTGTGTGGCACTTGCCGGGGCGGAGCTCGATGGCCAAGGACTACCACGGTCGCGACGCAACCCTCGCCTACTTCGGCCAGATCGGGCAGGAGACTGGTGGCACCTTCCAGGCCGAACTGCAGCAACTGTTCGCAGGTGATGACGGTCGCGTGATTGGTCTCCAGCGCAGCACCGCGGAGCGAAACGGCAAGCGCCTGGATGTCGGCAACTGCATCGTCTTCGAGCTCAATGACGGCAAGGTCGTCGACGGCCGGGAGCACTTCAACGACCTCTACGCCTGGGACGAGTTCTGGTCGTAAGCCCTGACGAGATCAGGGTTCGCTCAGCGAAGATCAAGCCGATCCCAGCCGCGAATACGGCGACGAAGGGGCGCCGAAGAGGATGCGCTTCTACGCAGCTCTTCGATAGGTGATCGCGAGGTCGTCGTCCCAGGTCGAGCCGTCTCGCGACAGCTTCGAAAGACCGGTGATGGTGTTGCCGTCGTCGCTGAACGTGCCGGTGAACCGTTGCGAGAAGCCGGGCGCATCGCGCGAGAACCTCCATGTCCCTTCGCTGAGGCTGACCGCGTAGACCCTGTAGACGCCGCGCGAGTCGAAGTAGTGCATCGAGAGCTGCTCATCGGTGACGCCGATCACCGCCATCCCGTCGGGAAACTGCGGGTGATCGGTCACCGAGCGCTGGATGAGGAAGCGCTTGCCCTCGAGCCACTCGAACGTGGCCCGTCCGCGCACGACGGTGTCGGGCACCGCCGGATGAGTGGCCTCGGTCGTCCAGGTGCCGACGAGCGCCTCGAACGGCTCGAGCTCGGAACCTTCACCGTCTGGCTGCATCTCTCACCTCGGACGTGATTGCCGTCGCCCAGGCGATTAGTTTCGGCGATTCAGGCGGTCTCTTATCCGCGACCAAAGGAGGACCGCATGAGCATTGCGTTTCCAGGCGAGTCGCCCGAGTATCGGGCGGCACGCGACCGCCTGCTCGAGGAGGAAATCGAGCTGCGCCGCGCGATGGAGGCCGTGGCCGAATCCAGACGCGCGCTGCCTCCCGGCGGCGTCGTCCCGGAGGATTACGTCTTCCAGGGGATGGGGACGGACGGGACCGTGACGGACATGCGGATGTCCGAGCTCTTCGCCCCCGGCAAGGATTCGCTTGTGATCTACAGCTTCATGTTCCCGCGCGACCCGGGCGACGAGCGCCCGGGGCCCGAGGGTGGCGAGACGGCGCTGCTGCCGCTCGCGGAGGGCCCGTGTCCGTCGTGCGTCGGTCTCCTCGACCAGCTCGACGGCGCCGTGGAGCACGCCACTCAGCACGTCAACCTCGCGGTCGTCGCGAAGTCCCCACTACAGCGGATTCTCACCTTCGCGGAGGAGCGCGGCTGGCGGCGGCTGCGGCTTCTGTCCTCGGCGGCCAACACCTACAACCGCGATTACCACGGCGAGACCGAGGAGGGTCACCAGCGGCCGATGCTGAACGTCTTTCATCGCGATGGCGAGTTGGTCCGGCACTTCTGGGGCTCGGAGCTCTTCTACGCCCCAGCCGACACCGGACAGGATCCCCGCCACGTCGGGACGCTCGAGCCGCTCTGGAACCTGTTCGACCTGACGAGGGAGGGACGCCCCGGCTGGGACGAGCAGCTGAGCTACTCGTGACTTAGGGGACGATTCCCGCCACCGCCCAGGCTCGTGCGGACAGCGAAAACGGTGCGTCGCCGACCCCGAGCTGGCGCCGATAGGCGCTGTGCAGAGCGGCGCGCTGGTCATCGTCCAGCGTCTTGCAGAACGCGCCCGAAGGGGCAAGGCCGGCCGGGAACGGTGACCACAGGTCCTCAAAGTCGGCGTAGTCGGCGTGCACGATAAGCGGCTCGGAGCGCACGTCGCTCAATCCGGCGTCTCGCCACAGCTCGCCCAGCTCGCCGTCGCGGCACCAGGGCATCACCACCCCCTCGTCGGCGGCCGCCGCGCGCTCGGGGTCGACCTCGTGGGCGGCGTCCCAGAACGCGCGCAGCAGGGTCATCTCACCGGCGTAGTCCCAGACGCACGAAGCGACCACGCCCCCCGGCCGGGTCACCCGCGCCATCTCGCGCACGCCGGCTTCCGCGTCGCCCATGAAGTTGACGACGAGCTGCGACAGGACCGCGTCGAACGCGTCATCCGCGAACGGCAGCGACTCGGCGCTCGCCACCAAGACCTCGACCCCCGGCAGCCGGGCGCGGCAAGCCTCAACAAACGGCTCCGAGGGATCCACGCCGGACACGTCTGCTCTCCCCAGCCGCTCCACCAGCGTCGTCGCAAGGGCACCCGGTCCGCAGCCGACGTCGAGCGCCCGCATCCCCGGAGCCACCCCCGCAAAGTCGATCAGCGCGAGCGCGAGCTGCGGCGCGTAGCGACCAACGTGACGGTCGTAGGCGTCGGTCGCCGCCCGGAAGGTCTCAGCGCCAGGCATCCCTTCGCGAGGCTAGCTCCTCAGCCTCCGTGCGCGTAGCGCTCCTGTTCCTCCGCCGTGCGCTCGGCCCAGGGGATCGCCTCGAGCCTGGGTACCGGAATCGGCTCGCCGCTTTCGATCGAGAGCCCGTAGGTGCCCTCCTCGAGCCGCCGTTCGGCCCGCTCGACTGCCGCCAGCTGATCGCGTAGCTGCTCGGCCAGCGCATCGTCCACCTCGTCCTCCTGCAGGCGTCCCGCGTCGTCGGTCGGGTGCTGGTCGAGGCCCTCGATTTCGCTCTCGCGAGTTCTCTCGGAGTCGGCGAGCGAGCGCTCGATGCGCTCGCGCTCGCGCTTCAGGAGCTCGCGGGCGCGGTCGTCGTCGATCGGGGAAGGGTCGCTGCTCGTCATCGGGAGGCCGTATATAGCCTAAGCGAGGTGAAGCAGCGAGTCACCCTGATCACCCTGGGCGTGCGCGACCTCGCCCGCGCCCGCCGCTTCTACGAGGCGCTCGGCTGGAAGACCGGCGCCGGGCCCGACGACGACGTGGTCTTCTTCCAGACGGGCGACACGGTGCTGGCGCTCTGGGATCGCGCCCGGCTGGCCGAGGACAGCTGCGTCGAGGACTCCGGCGGCTGGGGCGGCGTGACGCCGGTGCTCAACCTCGGTTCGCCGGAGGAGGTCGACGCCGTGATCGAGGAGGCTCGCGCCGCCGGTGCGGTGATCGGCCGCGAACCGGCCGAGACCTTCTGGGGCGGCTACAGCGCGGTGTTCATCGACCCCGAGGGCCACCCGTGGGAGATCGCCCACAACCCGCGCTGGAAGCTGACGCCGGACGGCGGGGTCAGGCTGCCCTGAGGCGCTTCACTCGGCCCTAGGCGGGGACTGGAGCCGGCTCCGCGGTGGCGGCGCGGCCAAGCTCGCGCAGGTGCTCCTCGAACCCCTCGCGCCAGACGATCCGGTTGAAGACCGCCTCCCAGTGCTGGTGGGCCTTGCCCTCCCGGGCCTCCTTCCAGGCCGCGCGCACCGGGCGACGGCGAAAGAGGTCGGGCCAGGCCTTGCCGTCGGCGATCATCTCCTCGACCGTCTCGGCGTGGCCGGGCTTCTCCCAGATCCGGGCCCGGCGGATCTCGGGCAGCGGGCCGGCATCGTCGGGCTCGAAGAACGGCACCTCGCTCCACTCCGGCACCAGGCGGGCGATCAGGTCGTGGTGGAGCTTTCCATCGAGGCGCTGGTCGGGGGTGAGGTCGAAGGAGGCGCGGACGAAGGCGGGGGTGGCGCAGGCGGAGGAGCGGCCGCTTCGGGCGCCGAGGCCGGAGCGGTAGGCGAGGCGCTGCACTAGATAGAAGTAGTCGAGCAGGGCGGGGCCGGCGAGGCCGTGGCGACGGCCCTCCGCCAGGGCGCGCTCCACCTCTTCGCGGTAGGCGCGGTAGGCGCCGCGGTGAGCGGCGGAGTGCTTTTGGCGTGCCGCCTGCTCGAGGCGGTCGCCGAGGCCCTCCTCCCCGCCCTCGCGGACCTCGGAGAGCTTGCCCGGCGAGGGGTAGTAGAAGCCGTGGGCGATCTCGCCGCCGTGGCCGGAGAGCGTCGGGCGGGTGGGCTCGACGGGGATCGGCAAGGCCATCGGCCGGCGGATCTCCTGCGGGTTCCGCATCCCGTCGTGGACCAGGTGGATGCCGGCAACGCGCCGGCGAAGATCGTCGTCGGGGTCGGTCTCGGGCTGGGTGACGAGGTGCTCGAGCGGGTGCGGCGCGGCCGTGACCAACTGCTTGGCGATCTCGAGCTCGCCGGGCTCCTGGTCTCCGGTGGCGAAGCGGCAGTCGATTCCGGCGGCGACGGCGCCGGCGGCCGAGATCCGCGAGTCGCGCCCGCCGGAGAGGTCGACCGACGGGGGCTCGTCGAAGAGCTCCGCCAGGTCGCGGGCCAGGCCGATCGCCTGGTTGGCGGCCTCGTCGACGGCGCCGCGGAAGTAGACCTCGTGCGGCGTCACCAGCTCGCCGGCGGCGCGGGTTTGGTGGTGGTGGATGTGCGCGCCGGCGCCCCCGGCGCCGGCGCGCACCACGATCGCGGTCCCGGGCGCGACCTTGGTGGTGCTGCGGATCGGCGTCGCGTCGGCGATGAACCAGCCGGCGGCGGCGAACAACGACCAGCCGCGCTCGTCGGGCTCGGGCTCCTCGCCGGCGAAGATCGGCAGCGCCCCGAGGCGGTTCGACCACACCCAGCCCTCCGCGCCCAGGGCGCCGGCGCCGGGATCGAGGCGCTTCTCGTAGATCCGCCCCGCGCCCGCGAAGTCGTTGACGATCGTCAGCCGGCCGCTTGCGGCGCCGGGCCCCGCCGAGGCCTCGCGGATCCCGATCACGAATGGGGGCACCAGCTCGGCGAGGCGCTCCGGGCGCTCGGCGAGGGCGCGACCCAGGAGCACCGGCGCCTCGGCCGCGCCCATCTCCCCCACCACCCGGCGCCAGCCCGCCGGCGCCGCGGTGGCTGCGACCACGATCCCCTCCCCCTCCGCCCACGCCGGCCAGCGCGAGCCGTCGTCGTGGCGCCACAGCGCCAGGCCGTCCGTGTCGCCCAGACTGGCGCGAAGCGGCGGCGGCTCGGCCAGCTGGGCCCCGTAGTGGGTACCCACCCGCGCCAGCGCCGCCCGCACCCTCTCGACCGCCACCGGCCGCTCGAAGGCGTAGGCGAGCCAGGTCTCGGTGATGACGTTCCCGGGCACTCGCGGCAGGCTAGGTACTAGAGCGGCGCGAGCCCCCCGGCCTCGCGCCGCGCGCCGCTGAGCTCGCCCTGGGGCCCGCCGTCCTGCGGAACTGGCAACGGCTCCTCGCCGGCCGGCACCGGGCCAGCCTCACGGATCCGCGGCGCGTAGAGGGCGATCGGCCCCCCGAGACCCTTCAGCTCGTGCTCGCCGCACGGCACCGCCTCGATTGCCGGACCCAGCTCGCGCCGGGTCGCCTCGGTGATCAGGACGTTCTCGTCCACCTCACGGGTCGCCGCCTCGACCCGCGAGGCGACGTTGACCGGATCGCC
The window above is part of the Solirubrobacterales bacterium genome. Proteins encoded here:
- a CDS encoding sigma-70 family RNA polymerase sigma factor encodes the protein MTDDVIEHGRDDARSFHECTARLLRLLQGGERGPADEDDLRTVVDGLTRFLAGRFPSLSSADVADITSESLARLLEASKKDRIDPGRSAAPYLTRIAHNLAVSRLRQPTSVELPEGVEPTLADDDLARLLDAHATHERLQAALGKAARAGDHMLLRVVKAWLTLAEGNGVPPSSREVAGRLRISHTTVNEALARLRDYLPA
- a CDS encoding acetolactate synthase produces the protein MATTEESAKQAEATGGAVHGGRLVAKTLKARGVEYLFSLSGGHLFSIYDGCKEEGIEIVDTRHEASAAWAAEGFAKVTRKAGLCALTAGPGVTNGMSALAGAQQNRSPLVVLGGRAPEMRWGSGSLQEIDHLPFVSPLTKSAETVKETARIPELTAAAIDAALTQPSGPTFVDYPLDLVFSEAEAEVPAAQERSPGKPADRSEEAAALLAKAERPAIMAGTGLYWAHGEDELRILAEALGIAVFLNGMGRGCLPADHELCFSRARGKGLKEADVALVVGVPLDFRLGFGGSIGEETKLISLDVVESELKATRQPDLALVGDIPATLAALREEAAPPDGTRDRTEAWISALRDHESEKRAGEQEELNDDRAPLHPVRVYKELNEVLDRDAIVIGDGGDFVSYAGRYIETHEPGCWMDPGPYGCLGAGPGQAIGAAKAHPDRQICLLLGDGAFGFSGLEFDTMARHNLPVVGIIGNNGIWALEHHPMMFLYGYSMAAKLRPETRYDQIAEALGCHTELVEKPADLRPALDRAFSAGKPALVNVLTDPEVVYPRKAVLA
- a CDS encoding PPC domain-containing DNA-binding protein, translating into MKSKILNHDGERTYVVALETGDSLIASLTRFAREERLAASEFTAIGALAWARLAYFNWETKAYDEIPVDEQVEVLSLNGRITLPEGADRETPEFDRDPHLHVHCVLGRGDGTTVGGHLMEAEVRPTCEVFVTESPAHLGRRTDPESGLPVIDP
- the dinB gene encoding DNA polymerase IV — its product is MQREPTILHADLDAFYASVEQRDDPRLLGRPVIVGAGVVLAASYEAKACGVQTAMGGAQARRLCPQAVVVPPRMSAYSEASKAVFEVFEQTTPLVEGLSIDEAFLDVRGLERMSGSASEIAARLRREVRERVGLPITVGVASTKFLAKVASAVAKPDGLLMVPPGGELDFLHSLPVERLWGVGRVTAGKLRQLGLETVGQVAELAEAALVSILGPAAGRHLHALAHNRDLRRVRGGRRRRSMGAQRALGRSRRSWKDLDAVLVGLVDRLARRLRAARRICRTVTLRLRFGDFSRATRSHTLPEATAQTQTVLATARGLLATALPMIEARGITLLGVAFANLEDEGAIQLALPLDDARPGTLDAALDDIRDRFGSAAITRAVLVGRDQGLTVPLLPD
- a CDS encoding nuclear transport factor 2 family protein, whose translation is MGADENVAIVRRGYEAFNTGDIETLTEVFDESIVWHLPGRSSMAKDYHGRDATLAYFGQIGQETGGTFQAELQQLFAGDDGRVIGLQRSTAERNGKRLDVGNCIVFELNDGKVVDGREHFNDLYAWDEFWS
- a CDS encoding DUF899 family protein, which translates into the protein MSIAFPGESPEYRAARDRLLEEEIELRRAMEAVAESRRALPPGGVVPEDYVFQGMGTDGTVTDMRMSELFAPGKDSLVIYSFMFPRDPGDERPGPEGGETALLPLAEGPCPSCVGLLDQLDGAVEHATQHVNLAVVAKSPLQRILTFAEERGWRRLRLLSSAANTYNRDYHGETEEGHQRPMLNVFHRDGELVRHFWGSELFYAPADTGQDPRHVGTLEPLWNLFDLTREGRPGWDEQLSYS
- a CDS encoding class I SAM-dependent methyltransferase; protein product: MPGAETFRAATDAYDRHVGRYAPQLALALIDFAGVAPGMRALDVGCGPGALATTLVERLGRADVSGVDPSEPFVEACRARLPGVEVLVASAESLPFADDAFDAVLSQLVVNFMGDAEAGVREMARVTRPGGVVASCVWDYAGEMTLLRAFWDAAHEVDPERAAAADEGVVMPWCRDGELGELWRDAGLSDVRSEPLIVHADYADFEDLWSPFPAGLAPSGAFCKTLDDDQRAALHSAYRRQLGVGDAPFSLSARAWAVAGIVP
- a CDS encoding TraR/DksA C4-type zinc finger protein produces the protein MTSSDPSPIDDDRARELLKRERERIERSLADSERTRESEIEGLDQHPTDDAGRLQEDEVDDALAEQLRDQLAAVERAERRLEEGTYGLSIESGEPIPVPRLEAIPWAERTAEEQERYAHGG
- a CDS encoding VOC family protein — encoded protein: MKQRVTLITLGVRDLARARRFYEALGWKTGAGPDDDVVFFQTGDTVLALWDRARLAEDSCVEDSGGWGGVTPVLNLGSPEEVDAVIEEARAAGAVIGREPAETFWGGYSAVFIDPEGHPWEIAHNPRWKLTPDGGVRLP